A genomic stretch from Desulfatibacillum aliphaticivorans DSM 15576 includes:
- a CDS encoding terminase large subunit domain-containing protein: protein MQETAPNINADPQGFHSVTIPYRPRRHQWEIHQNKKRFSVLVCHRRFGKTVAAVNELVMKACQNPLPAPRYAYIAPLYKQAKSVVWDYLKKFAGAINGTTFHETELRCDLPNGARITLLGADNPDRLRGIYLDGAVLDEMAQMPERVWGEIIRPALSDRLGWAMFIGTPRGHNAFYDLYQFARSDPDWFCAMYRASETGIVGRDELDAAKKEMTPEQYEQEFECSFSAAIVGAYYGPLIAQAEKEGRIVTLPVERALPVHTAWDLGMSDSTAVWFFQVSPGGEIRVVDYLEDAGQGLDYYVRALRERDYLYGTHLAPHDIRVRELGTGKSRLESAKSLGVSFSVAPNLPLADGINAARLIIPRCWFDQHKCAKGLEALRQYRRVYNERTACFGAIPHHDWTSHAADAFRYLAVGLDLCQRESLGMTASQACRMYQQYAPPMGV, encoded by the coding sequence ATGCAAGAAACAGCGCCAAATATAAATGCTGATCCGCAAGGGTTTCACAGCGTGACGATTCCCTATCGCCCTCGCCGGCATCAATGGGAGATTCATCAGAACAAAAAGCGATTCTCCGTTTTGGTTTGCCACCGCAGGTTCGGAAAAACCGTGGCCGCCGTCAACGAGCTCGTCATGAAAGCCTGCCAAAACCCCCTGCCTGCACCCAGGTACGCCTACATCGCCCCATTGTACAAGCAGGCCAAGAGCGTGGTTTGGGACTACCTGAAGAAGTTTGCAGGCGCCATAAACGGAACGACTTTTCACGAAACCGAACTGCGGTGCGACCTCCCTAACGGCGCCCGCATCACCCTTTTGGGCGCGGACAACCCCGACCGCCTCAGGGGAATCTATCTGGACGGCGCCGTTCTGGACGAAATGGCCCAAATGCCCGAACGGGTCTGGGGCGAGATCATACGCCCCGCCCTATCCGACCGGCTAGGCTGGGCCATGTTTATCGGCACCCCCCGCGGGCACAACGCTTTTTACGACCTGTATCAGTTCGCCAGAAGCGACCCGGATTGGTTTTGCGCCATGTATCGGGCTTCGGAAACCGGCATTGTTGGGCGGGATGAGTTGGACGCCGCAAAAAAGGAGATGACGCCCGAACAGTATGAGCAGGAGTTCGAGTGCAGCTTTTCCGCCGCCATAGTAGGCGCCTATTACGGGCCTTTGATCGCTCAGGCTGAAAAGGAAGGCCGCATCGTTACCCTGCCCGTGGAGCGCGCTCTCCCCGTCCATACAGCCTGGGACCTGGGCATGAGCGACTCCACCGCAGTGTGGTTTTTTCAGGTTTCGCCCGGCGGAGAAATCCGGGTGGTGGATTACCTGGAGGACGCCGGTCAGGGGCTGGATTATTACGTGCGAGCCCTTCGGGAGCGCGATTATCTGTACGGAACCCACCTGGCGCCCCACGACATCCGGGTGCGGGAATTGGGGACGGGAAAAAGCCGCCTGGAATCGGCCAAAAGCCTGGGCGTGTCATTTTCCGTAGCGCCCAACCTGCCCCTGGCCGACGGCATAAACGCAGCCCGTTTGATCATCCCCCGTTGCTGGTTCGACCAGCATAAGTGCGCCAAAGGCCTGGAAGCCCTTCGCCAATACAGGCGGGTTTACAACGAACGCACAGCCTGCTTTGGGGCCATCCCCCATCACGACTGGACCAGCCACGCCGCCGACGCATTTCGTTACCTGGCCGTGGGATTGGACCTCTGCCAGCGGGAGTCCCTGGGCATGACCGCCTCTCAGGCCTGCCGAATGTATCAGCAATACGCCCCGCCCATGGGCGTTTGA
- a CDS encoding hybrid sensor histidine kinase/response regulator — MSAIAGPAPNKGDLEKRIFELEAELALLRSWRTNGGDDLFRTMYESSNVGIARVALDFTILEANRAYCGMLGYSEEELIGKTLQEITAPESLPENIEKQKQLRDLKIDSFRMEKEFIRKDGSQAWGLLHASVIKNGQGEAQYFLGSVADITDRKKVEAELRESEFKYRTLFENMEQGVFYQKDTGELSDVNTRALELFGLTRDEFLGRTSKHPEWKVFDEEGNLLEPKDHPSIKTLRTGRAVRDQVVGVYNPRKKQMVWLSVSATPQCSHDHELPCQVFVTLHDLTALKNMQRRLSQSHKLEAIGTLAGGIAHDFNNLLSVVLGNAELAISDTPHDSPAAESLLEIQSAGMRARDVVRQLLEFAKPEGKRKQLVDFIGIVQESIRFLRATIPSTVDIQVKILINKAPVMADPSNLYQVMINLCTNAAHAMAGRGGVLGVNVARHESNGEDPDFFALAPGEYVRLSVSDTGIGMDAQTQNKIFDPYFTTRDVGEGAGMGLAVVHGILETHGGRIHVESEPEKGSTFTVVFPLASALPTAPALNGNGYEGGNERILLVDDEASVLRTMNMMLERLGYQVTPYNDAPEALKAFKERPEDFDAIVTDMTMPGLTGVLLAEEAIAVKPGVPVVLCTGYSENIDEETAKDQGISAFIMKPVVRREMARVIRFALDGAGSSGRAVKSG; from the coding sequence ATGAGCGCAATTGCAGGGCCAGCCCCCAATAAGGGGGATCTGGAAAAACGCATTTTTGAACTGGAAGCGGAGCTTGCCTTATTACGCTCTTGGCGCACCAATGGCGGGGACGATCTTTTTCGCACTATGTACGAATCCTCCAACGTCGGCATCGCCAGAGTGGCGCTGGATTTCACCATCCTGGAGGCCAACAGGGCGTACTGCGGGATGTTAGGCTATTCCGAAGAGGAACTGATTGGAAAAACGCTCCAGGAAATCACCGCGCCCGAGTCCCTTCCTGAAAACATTGAAAAGCAAAAGCAATTAAGAGACTTGAAAATAGACTCTTTCCGTATGGAAAAGGAGTTTATCCGCAAGGACGGATCCCAGGCCTGGGGGCTTCTTCACGCCAGCGTCATTAAAAACGGACAGGGGGAAGCCCAGTATTTTTTGGGAAGCGTGGCGGACATAACCGACCGAAAAAAGGTGGAAGCCGAGCTGCGGGAAAGCGAGTTTAAATACCGAACTTTATTTGAAAATATGGAGCAAGGCGTATTTTACCAGAAAGATACGGGCGAGCTGTCCGACGTCAACACCAGGGCTTTGGAGCTTTTTGGCCTGACGCGCGATGAGTTTTTGGGAAGGACTTCCAAGCATCCGGAGTGGAAGGTTTTTGATGAAGAAGGGAACCTCCTGGAGCCCAAGGACCATCCCTCAATAAAAACGCTGCGCACGGGCCGGGCGGTACGCGATCAGGTGGTGGGAGTATACAATCCCCGCAAGAAGCAGATGGTGTGGCTGAGCGTCAGCGCCACTCCCCAGTGCAGCCATGATCACGAGCTTCCCTGCCAGGTCTTTGTCACCTTGCACGATCTGACGGCGCTAAAAAACATGCAACGGCGCTTGTCCCAAAGCCACAAGCTGGAAGCCATCGGCACGCTTGCAGGAGGGATAGCGCATGACTTTAATAACTTGCTTAGCGTCGTATTAGGAAACGCAGAGCTGGCCATAAGCGACACCCCCCATGACAGCCCGGCGGCGGAAAGCCTGCTGGAAATCCAATCCGCCGGCATGAGGGCGCGGGACGTGGTCAGGCAGCTTTTGGAATTCGCCAAGCCGGAAGGCAAGAGAAAGCAACTGGTGGACTTCATAGGCATTGTGCAGGAGTCCATAAGGTTTTTGCGGGCCACAATTCCTTCCACCGTGGATATCCAGGTGAAAATCCTGATTAACAAGGCGCCTGTCATGGCTGATCCGTCCAACCTGTATCAGGTCATGATCAACCTGTGCACCAACGCCGCCCACGCCATGGCGGGCCGTGGGGGAGTTCTGGGCGTAAACGTGGCCCGGCACGAAAGCAACGGCGAAGATCCCGATTTTTTCGCCTTGGCGCCTGGTGAATACGTAAGGCTTTCCGTATCCGACACCGGGATTGGGATGGACGCGCAAACCCAGAACAAGATATTCGACCCCTATTTCACGACTAGAGACGTGGGAGAAGGCGCCGGCATGGGGCTTGCCGTGGTGCACGGCATTTTGGAAACCCACGGAGGACGGATCCATGTGGAAAGCGAACCGGAAAAAGGTTCTACCTTCACCGTGGTTTTTCCCCTGGCTTCAGCCCTGCCCACGGCGCCGGCCTTAAACGGAAACGGTTATGAAGGCGGCAACGAACGGATTTTGTTGGTGGATGACGAGGCTTCCGTACTGCGCACCATGAACATGATGCTGGAACGCCTGGGCTACCAGGTAACCCCATACAACGACGCTCCGGAAGCCCTGAAAGCCTTTAAAGAGAGGCCGGAGGATTTTGACGCCATTGTTACGGACATGACCATGCCCGGGCTTACCGGCGTCTTGCTTGCGGAGGAGGCCATCGCCGTCAAACCGGGTGTCCCGGTGGTGTTGTGCACCGGTTATTCGGAAAACATTGACGAAGAAACAGCCAAGGACCAGGGCATTTCGGCTTTTATCATGAAGCCGGTGGTGCGCAGGGAGATGGCCCGGGTTATCCGGTTCGCCCTGGACGGGGCCGGGTCATCCGGCCGCGCTGTGAAATCGGGCTAA
- a CDS encoding YbjN domain-containing protein: protein MAGSWNCVRTRDLLEDLGVSIVKEDVSRGLLVASDEANAIINMVFDCDGEVLIMEQIVSVVPENNTEEFFKRVLQINREILYGAFAVDINARVLLFRATHPFDRLTKYMIESSLRGLEQAMGLFGTELARFHSAAG, encoded by the coding sequence ATGGCCGGGTCATGGAATTGTGTAAGAACCCGGGACCTTTTGGAAGATCTAGGGGTTTCCATTGTCAAGGAAGACGTGAGCCGGGGCCTGCTCGTAGCCAGCGACGAGGCGAACGCCATAATCAACATGGTTTTTGATTGCGACGGCGAAGTGCTTATTATGGAGCAGATCGTGTCGGTGGTTCCGGAAAATAATACGGAGGAGTTTTTCAAAAGAGTCCTGCAGATTAATCGGGAAATTTTATACGGCGCCTTTGCCGTGGACATAAACGCAAGGGTGCTCCTGTTTCGGGCGACGCACCCGTTTGATCGCCTGACGAAATATATGATCGAATCCTCGTTAAGAGGTTTGGAGCAGGCCATGGGCTTGTTTGGGACGGAATTAGCCCGATTTCACAGCGCGGCCGGATGA
- a CDS encoding tetratricopeptide repeat protein gives MKTRFLLAWSFALALIFAAGGVFPAWCQPNLEDMAIVRINDINEVFDIIDEWAAEANPGQAVTLPARAMMGGTDWIDPNRSAVAMVYMEGETPIVYGFIPFLRPSQSFQQLTQAQAGSDHYRIVYPPMGPMPGDVAAALEKESAKKAKDSLFVEIPASAYVAQMEAGLNSALSQASAQSQGELSAQDMRLMSKGLMDVMKQLKTLGIGLTLTRSKAALSFEGTAMPGTRLAQAMVPPLEGEAKLANYKPTGEITYRSRPYDVSAFADILTESLGPFYKKMGINMTCFEVPMQEMTGEYVAGMTLRKDDIVLEGIWCVKNPGAASILIDQLIQCSVDMSANSPQLANTPGMAVWKRALDSKISDLEVKGMTAEITEPVPGTNKTRTMAIDVRMAAKDDLVLVASSDVNLRRLIAKAKSLRPGKAAGPLFTMDMDLGEIMKMAAENDPSGKMPRNIPPAKMRMTIDAGKGMMRAEMALDPNEIKSLASVFQGMAPGGPGRAMQGDVVMQPDDEMFQPEASEGGQYQETGEYAEPETDYAEPELTPEELLAREVAALVEKGNLSAMYGGPNAALKSYKKALELNPESPAAHFAAALAYAELKDYSLALKHTDKSLEYSPDNPVYTYGKARILLLAGEEDAAMEAFVTAANSGSEDAQNYLDHLSMEP, from the coding sequence ATGAAAACGCGATTCCTGCTGGCATGGTCTTTTGCCTTGGCTTTAATTTTTGCAGCCGGCGGGGTTTTTCCCGCCTGGTGTCAGCCGAATTTGGAAGACATGGCGATAGTCCGGATTAATGACATCAATGAAGTATTTGATATCATAGACGAATGGGCTGCAGAGGCCAATCCCGGCCAGGCCGTCACCCTGCCGGCCAGGGCGATGATGGGCGGCACGGATTGGATCGATCCCAACCGGTCGGCCGTCGCCATGGTTTATATGGAAGGCGAGACGCCCATTGTCTATGGGTTTATCCCGTTTTTGCGGCCCAGTCAGAGTTTTCAGCAATTGACGCAGGCCCAGGCCGGCTCGGACCACTACCGGATCGTCTACCCTCCCATGGGGCCCATGCCCGGGGATGTCGCCGCCGCCCTGGAAAAGGAGTCCGCCAAAAAAGCCAAGGATTCCCTGTTTGTTGAAATTCCCGCAAGCGCCTACGTCGCACAAATGGAAGCCGGCCTGAATTCCGCTTTAAGCCAGGCTTCCGCCCAGAGCCAGGGGGAGCTTTCCGCACAGGATATGAGGTTGATGTCCAAGGGGCTCATGGACGTCATGAAGCAACTCAAGACTCTGGGAATCGGGCTTACCCTCACTCGCTCCAAAGCGGCCTTGTCTTTTGAGGGAACCGCCATGCCTGGAACCCGCCTGGCTCAGGCCATGGTCCCTCCCCTCGAGGGGGAGGCCAAGCTGGCCAACTATAAGCCTACAGGAGAAATCACATACCGTTCCCGGCCTTACGACGTTTCTGCGTTCGCCGATATTTTAACGGAATCCCTGGGGCCGTTTTATAAAAAGATGGGCATCAACATGACCTGTTTCGAGGTTCCCATGCAGGAAATGACCGGGGAGTACGTCGCAGGCATGACCTTGAGAAAAGATGATATTGTTTTGGAAGGCATTTGGTGCGTCAAGAACCCCGGGGCGGCGTCGATCCTTATTGACCAGTTGATCCAGTGCTCCGTGGATATGTCTGCAAACAGCCCGCAGTTGGCCAATACGCCTGGTATGGCGGTTTGGAAAAGGGCGTTGGACTCCAAAATTTCGGACCTGGAGGTCAAAGGTATGACCGCCGAAATCACCGAGCCGGTTCCCGGGACCAACAAGACCCGGACCATGGCCATAGACGTCCGCATGGCCGCCAAAGACGATTTGGTGCTTGTGGCCTCGTCCGACGTCAATCTTCGCCGCCTGATAGCCAAGGCCAAATCCCTCAGGCCCGGCAAGGCCGCGGGTCCCCTTTTCACCATGGATATGGACCTGGGCGAGATCATGAAAATGGCTGCTGAAAACGATCCTTCCGGCAAAATGCCGCGCAATATTCCTCCCGCCAAAATGCGTATGACAATCGATGCCGGTAAAGGCATGATGCGGGCGGAGATGGCGCTGGATCCCAATGAAATCAAAAGCCTGGCGAGCGTATTTCAGGGCATGGCTCCCGGCGGCCCCGGCAGGGCCATGCAGGGAGACGTTGTGATGCAGCCTGACGATGAAATGTTCCAGCCGGAGGCATCGGAAGGCGGGCAATACCAGGAGACGGGCGAGTACGCTGAACCGGAGACGGATTACGCCGAGCCAGAACTGACTCCCGAAGAATTGCTTGCCCGGGAAGTGGCCGCTCTGGTGGAAAAAGGCAATCTGTCCGCCATGTACGGCGGGCCCAACGCTGCTTTGAAATCCTATAAAAAAGCTTTGGAACTGAATCCCGAAAGCCCGGCCGCCCATTTTGCAGCGGCCCTGGCCTACGCCGAATTAAAAGATTATTCCCTCGCCCTGAAGCATACCGACAAATCTTTGGAGTATAGCCCTGATAACCCGGTATATACTTACGGGAAGGCGCGCATCCTTTTGCTCGCCGGGGAAGAGGACGCCGCCATGGAAGCCTTTGTCACGGCGGCGAATTCAGGGAGCGAGGACGCGCAGAATTACCTGGACCATCTTTCGATGGAGCCGTAA
- a CDS encoding TrpB-like pyridoxal phosphate-dependent enzyme, translating to MASHKILLTEDEMPRQWYNILADIKMNPPLGPDGNPVSPDQLAPVFPMNLIEQEVSQERWIDIPQEVMDIYTLWRPSPLVRATRLEKALGTPARIYFKNEGVSPAGSHKPNTAVPQAYYNKEFGIKKITTETGAGQWGSALSFACAQFGLQCTVYMVRISFDQKPYRKSMMGVWGGKCIASPSTLTKAGRDALERDPNTPGSLGIAISEAVEAAVSDETGETRYSLGSVLNHVMLHQTVIGLEAKKQLEKVGEYPDIVIGCAGGGSNFAGLAFPFAQDKINGKHVEIYPVEPAACPTLTKAPFVYDHGDVAGYTPLLPMHSLGHAFVPAPIHAGGLRYHGMAPTVSQLVDEGLMDAKSVNQLDCYEAGLIFARSEGHIPAPETTHAIAQVIKEANKAKEEGKEKVILFNWSGHGALDLGAYEKYLAGELHNFELTDAEMNEAMEIFKNYPKPEHLKSR from the coding sequence ATGGCTTCGCACAAAATCCTTTTGACCGAAGACGAAATGCCCAGACAATGGTACAACATTCTGGCAGACATCAAAATGAACCCGCCCTTGGGACCGGACGGAAATCCCGTTTCTCCGGATCAGCTGGCTCCGGTTTTTCCCATGAACCTCATTGAGCAGGAAGTCAGCCAGGAGCGTTGGATCGACATTCCGCAAGAGGTTATGGACATTTACACCCTGTGGCGTCCGTCTCCCCTGGTTCGCGCCACCCGTTTGGAAAAGGCTTTGGGAACCCCGGCCCGCATCTACTTCAAAAACGAAGGCGTAAGCCCCGCCGGAAGCCACAAGCCCAACACCGCCGTTCCCCAGGCTTACTACAACAAGGAATTCGGCATTAAAAAGATCACCACCGAAACCGGCGCCGGCCAGTGGGGCAGCGCGCTCTCCTTTGCGTGCGCCCAGTTCGGCCTGCAGTGCACGGTTTATATGGTGCGCATCTCTTTTGACCAGAAGCCCTACCGCAAGTCCATGATGGGCGTGTGGGGCGGAAAATGCATCGCCAGCCCCAGCACCCTGACCAAGGCCGGCCGCGATGCCCTGGAAAGAGATCCCAACACTCCCGGCTCCCTGGGCATCGCCATCTCCGAAGCCGTGGAAGCGGCCGTCAGCGATGAAACCGGAGAAACCCGCTACTCTCTGGGCAGCGTCCTCAATCACGTTATGCTGCATCAGACCGTCATCGGCCTGGAAGCCAAAAAGCAATTGGAAAAGGTGGGCGAATACCCGGACATCGTCATCGGATGCGCCGGCGGCGGCAGCAACTTCGCCGGCCTGGCCTTCCCCTTCGCCCAGGACAAAATCAACGGCAAGCACGTGGAAATCTACCCCGTGGAACCCGCAGCATGCCCCACGCTGACCAAGGCTCCCTTCGTCTACGACCACGGCGACGTAGCCGGATACACCCCGCTGCTGCCCATGCACAGCCTGGGACACGCTTTCGTGCCAGCCCCGATCCACGCCGGCGGCCTGCGCTATCACGGCATGGCCCCCACGGTCAGCCAGTTGGTGGACGAAGGCCTCATGGACGCCAAATCCGTGAATCAGCTTGATTGTTACGAAGCCGGTCTTATCTTTGCTAGGAGCGAGGGACATATTCCCGCGCCGGAAACCACCCACGCCATTGCGCAGGTGATCAAAGAAGCCAACAAAGCCAAGGAAGAAGGCAAGGAAAAGGTCATCCTGTTCAACTGGAGCGGACACGGAGCGCTGGACCTGGGCGCCTACGAGAAGTACCTTGCGGGCGAACTGCACAACTTTGAGCTGACGGACGCCGAAATGAACGAGGCTATGGAGATTTTCAAGAATTATCCCAAGCCGGAGCACCTGAAGAGCAGGTAA
- a CDS encoding MBL fold metallo-hydrolase yields the protein MIIRQLAVGPLQANCFIVGCEKTNQAVVIDPGGEADKILMSLANHKLTLTAILNTHGHFDHVEGNKGLKDATGCDIYIHEEDAPMLQMVSSLASSFGLQMQNSPPADKYLKEGDVITVGEESLKVLHTPGHSPGGVSFCADGVVFVGDTLFAGSIGRTDLPGGSYNQLIASVKDKIFPLGDECVVCAGHGPETTVGREKMYNPFFQ from the coding sequence TTGATTATCAGACAACTGGCCGTCGGCCCCCTGCAAGCCAATTGTTTTATCGTGGGATGCGAAAAGACCAATCAGGCCGTGGTCATCGACCCGGGCGGAGAAGCGGACAAGATCCTCATGTCCCTGGCCAACCACAAGCTGACCCTCACGGCTATCTTGAACACCCATGGCCATTTCGACCATGTGGAGGGCAATAAAGGCCTGAAGGACGCCACGGGCTGCGACATCTACATTCACGAAGAGGACGCCCCCATGCTCCAGATGGTATCCTCCCTGGCTTCCAGCTTTGGGCTGCAAATGCAAAACTCCCCTCCCGCGGACAAATATCTCAAAGAGGGCGACGTGATTACCGTCGGAGAAGAGAGCCTGAAAGTGCTCCATACACCCGGCCATTCTCCCGGCGGAGTCTCATTCTGCGCTGACGGCGTGGTCTTTGTGGGCGACACCCTGTTTGCAGGGTCCATCGGCAGAACCGACCTTCCCGGCGGCAGCTACAACCAGCTTATCGCCTCGGTTAAGGATAAAATCTTCCCCCTGGGAGATGAGTGCGTGGTCTGCGCCGGGCACGGGCCGGAAACGACCGTAGGGCGCGAAAAAATGTATAATCCATTTTTTCAATAG
- a CDS encoding flagellar basal body rod C-terminal domain-containing protein, which produces MIAGINASVSALNAYGRKFQSTANNTANIDTDGYKKTRVTMSEAANGSVEAKSEKVDAPGPIVSELTSEGSVLVEKSNVDLAQEVTNQILAARGYEANLASVKAFDEMLGSTLDLIK; this is translated from the coding sequence ATGATTGCAGGAATCAACGCGTCAGTTTCGGCTCTTAACGCCTACGGCCGGAAGTTTCAGTCCACTGCCAACAATACAGCCAATATCGACACGGACGGCTATAAAAAGACCCGGGTAACCATGTCGGAAGCCGCCAACGGCTCCGTGGAGGCCAAGTCGGAAAAGGTGGATGCGCCCGGCCCCATTGTAAGCGAACTGACCTCCGAGGGCTCCGTGCTGGTGGAAAAATCCAACGTGGATCTGGCCCAGGAAGTGACCAACCAAATCCTGGCGGCCAGGGGCTACGAGGCCAACCTGGCTTCGGTCAAGGCCTTTGACGAAATGCTCGGCTCCACGCTCGACCTAATAAAATAA